A window of Danio aesculapii chromosome 16, fDanAes4.1, whole genome shotgun sequence genomic DNA:
AACACCGAAGCACATCTCTGAATGGGGTCACTGCCAAAGTACAGGTTAATGAAGAAAATGCAACTGGGTCAACTGTGTGAATTAACAAAAACTTCAAATGAAGCACTTTATAGGGGGTGGACTTTGAAACTGTGTGTTGCCAAATCTCCTAATATTACTTATAATATAcaagaataacaaataaaattacattaataacttTAGATAATTCAGATTTCATAAACACATTAAACAATTCGAGAACTGCAACTTACAAATAAATATGCTTTCCTTTGGTATAATATGTttgatatacaataataatacaccCCCTCACATGtcatttttaatatgatttgcaCCATAGttgtttacaatttaaatatattttaagtttattaaatttaatttaaatatttcacacatttaattttaaaatgtgcagtTTGGACAGTAGGTGGTGCTATTTGGCAGCTGGGAATTAGGTTACGTTCAATAAGACTTTATACATGGCTATTTGCTCTATTAAATTTGGGATAAACATCTGTATGGTATGTATGCcagttgtatgtatgtatgccaAGTTAAGTTTCATTCCTGGAACGATACACTCAAAAACAAGAGCCCCTTGTGGATTATATTTGTAGATTCCCAGTTATTTAAAAAGCAAGTAAAGCATACAATGAGCGGACATGGCAACACTGATGGTTTTGGTGCGCTGGACTTTCAGACGGTATGGGCAAGTTAACTTTTCTCTCGCTTGCGGTTGTCGCTTTTGCGGTTTTGATCGGAGAAAGACTCATTTCATTAAGGTTTGTTCATCCGTCCTATTTATATAGCGACTGTACTGTTATTAGAAGCTTGTTCCGACATTTGTGTCTATGCATAATAGTTCATTTGTGCATAACTGTTGCACATGACCACAATCGTGTCAGTGTTTTGCTCAGCCTTTTTGTCTTCTCCACAGGCATGTAGCGCTTTCCTACAGAGAACTAACCCAGAACTATCTCCCTAACTGCAATTTTATAGAGGGCATAGGTTAGTATTGCCTTCACTTGAGGTTATGATTCATTTCCTTGTTTTAATTGATCAACGGTGGACCTAAtgctgtttaaaatataaatcttgaggttcatgtaatgtaatgtttcaaTGGCCACTTGTGTATACACTCAATATggacacacatataaacataccCAACATTGAGTTATTTCTTTCAATTAAGTTTAGATGACACCTGTTAGCTTAAGATTTGGGCTTGTTTGTTCACATTTGACCAATTATTGAattacaacccagcattttagtgTAAATTTGACACTGCAAATTGATGTTGTAATGATCTGTGTGTATTATGCATAACATTTGAACAGAATATGCTATATATTCAATGTGTTATACTATATCATATAACATTTGAACATAATATGTTATATACTTAATGTGTTTTAACAGATTTTGGGGCTGAAGATATCACCATACTTGATGGATCTGCCTTTCTTAGTACTGTACGTAGCAAAATTATTTAACCCAAATTTTATAGGGTCACTGATGATGTCTTTATAAAAGTACCTATTTAATTTCATGATATCAATTTTACTAAAAGCACATGGTTAAACTGCTAAACTGTACAAGTGTAGATTTTACTGTTGACCGAAAATGAATTATGCATAGGGCTTGAAGTATCCTGGTGTACCGTCCTACTCAGAAGACCCAGGAAAGATCTACACACTGAATCTGTTGGACTCTGAACAGAAAATTAAAGTACTAAACATCAAGGGAGACTTTGACAAAGACTCCTTTAATCCACATGGAATCAGTGTGTACACGGACGATAAaggtttgtcatttttattaaatttatttattatttaaagttttatgtttcattttcttttcaaatttATACTTGACACTGCTTAGATTTTAAACAGATTTTCTACTCATATCAGAAGTAGTCATTGGAAATGTTCAAACCTTGATAACCTAATAGTTTGTTAATTCCTCCCCTCTCTTTCTTTGCAGATGGTGCCATATACCTATTTGTTGTTAATCATCCTCAGGGCAAAAGTCAAGTGgagattttcagattttttgagAATGAAAATGCTCTTGAACACATGAAGACCATTAGGCATGAGCTCCTGCACAAgtatgtgctttttaaaactacaaTATTTGTGTAACTATAACTTATCTGAAATTAAATTccattttgtattgtttgtgtatttgtcAGTGTGAATGATATAGTGGCTGTGGGGACTGAAAGCTTTTATGCCACCAATGATCATTACTTCACTAATGACATTCTGAAGATTGTGGAGCCATTTCTCTCTTTGCCGTGGTGTGATGTGGTTTATTACAGTCCTGAGACTGTGCAAGTTGTGGCAGGAGGATTCTTATCTGCCAACGGCATAAATATCTCCCCTGACAaaaggttgcaaaaaaaaaaaaagatttgtactGTTTAAAGTACAAAGTAATATAAGATTGTCAATGCATTTCTTATGCAATTATATGTTTCATGTGCAATTAATACCAAGATTGTTTAATTTTAGGCACTTGTATGTATCACATATTCTGAAGCACACAATTGCTGTCTTGGaaatacagaaaaacactgtaGTGTCTCATGTAAAGGTAAACACAATTGTTTACACAATGTATTATCCCATTTCATAGTTGGTCATAGTGTCAGTTTGTACTTTTAGGTTTGTCATAAGTTATATTTTGTTAAcctcaaataaaacaataaatagtgTAGATCATGCTTTATAAGTTAGATACGTTAAATAAGAAAGTTTAgcaaaaattattgttatttctgcatatttatttttcttaggAAATTGATGTGGGGTCACTCTGTGACAATATTGAGGTGGATCGTGAGTCTGGAGATCTGTGGATTGGCTGTCACCCAAACGGTCTCAAATGTGTTTTTCATGATCCAAATGATCCGCCTGGTTCTGAGGTGTGTGAATATATGTAGCATAAAAAAATGTCACATTTGTAGAGTGCATGCTTGTATGATGTGTGagtcataactaggcccacatggaatctgcctgtgtagaaatccacagatttttagcccatcattgaatctatttatttacttgtgtaaatgtgtgtaaagttatatttattcagttttcaaattaattttactaattttattgtaatataatattaaaatgttcaaatgatttaattacaatacagtttgtgaagtaatattttctgtcttttagtagatatatgagactttttttgtttacccagtaagtggatctaattggatttgcattgtaaacattaaaataaaagttaaaaaattattattttttatttcatatattatgtgATTAGGTATGATGCTCTTAAAATcttccgcagaaatagcaaaaaatgtcagcagattctgtctggccctaatcagAACATGTTCCCAATCCTTTCTCTTCAATTTTTATCTGGTCTACTCTATAACATCTCCATGTTCTTCTACCTAATAGGTAATAAGGATTGAGAACATCCTCACTGAAAAGCCACGGGTGACTCAGGTGTATGCAGATGACGGCAGTGTGATCATTGCTTCTTCGGTGGCAGCTCCTTATAGAGGAAAAGTGCTCATTGGAACAGTTTATCAGAAAGCTCTCATCTGTGACCTTAAAGAGTGATTATATGTACTTACATGGGAGAATAAATATTGTCCTTAGTCTTTGAAAGAATTTATTGGAATAGGGTCTCTTCAGAGAACAAGAATGAAAGACAAGATCCTCTAATTCTGTATGGTTTACTGACCTGAAATGGCTGGAGGTACCAACTGTGTCCTGCAGTTTGACATGCTACTTTTGTATCAAAATGGCAACAATGGGACAATAAAATCCTAGATCATGTCACAATGTTCAAAACTGTTCTATGGAGTCtttatctattaaaaaaaaaaaacaatacattttcatcAGCTGAACAATCAACATGTTGTTAAACAGTACAATACATTGAACAATCAATAAACCAATGATTTCTTCAACGAGTTTCTAAAGACGCTTCATGAtgatcaaaaaatattttatttcattcattca
This region includes:
- the pon2 gene encoding serum paraoxonase/arylesterase 2; translation: MGKLTFLSLAVVAFAVLIGERLISLRHVALSYRELTQNYLPNCNFIEGIDFGAEDITILDGSAFLSTGLKYPGVPSYSEDPGKIYTLNLLDSEQKIKVLNIKGDFDKDSFNPHGISVYTDDKDGAIYLFVVNHPQGKSQVEIFRFFENENALEHMKTIRHELLHNVNDIVAVGTESFYATNDHYFTNDILKIVEPFLSLPWCDVVYYSPETVQVVAGGFLSANGINISPDKRHLYVSHILKHTIAVLEIQKNTVVSHVKEIDVGSLCDNIEVDRESGDLWIGCHPNGLKCVFHDPNDPPGSEVIRIENILTEKPRVTQVYADDGSVIIASSVAAPYRGKVLIGTVYQKALICDLKE